A window of Lepidochelys kempii isolate rLepKem1 chromosome 1, rLepKem1.hap2, whole genome shotgun sequence contains these coding sequences:
- the RASSF9 gene encoding ras association domain-containing protein 9 isoform X1 — protein MAPFGRNLLKTRHKSRSPDKNMASDEREIVVWVCQEEKIVCGLTKRTTCAEVIQALLEEHEATFGEKRFLFGQPHDYCIIEKWRGSERVLPPLTKMLRLWKAWGEEQPNLHFVLVKSDAFLSFPLWRTAEAKIVQNIGRQWELSPVNYMKMLPVDKQKRIVRKTFRKLAKLKQDNTLQDRDNMETLIHLIISQDHTIHQQVNRMKELDMEIETCEAKFHLVQVENDGENYVQDSYLTAIPNDAEQQTNVPHGQHQMHEYLSKSDGILQMEEGLKHHKLLIEKLCAEIEKEVKCACTETNGDGKCMAETLNGQLESSNLESVTYELEKSTKDGLRIHSHLSCIQKELTYRDLLLQKKEKEYELLAEEFNSLHIKDKTESRCPASKEQAKGSEVTSKCVAMPDFVRKVTNLDINDTDSDTGISSTHSQDSETALGDMILLST, from the coding sequence ATCTCCAGACAAGAACATGGCTTCTGATGAAAGGGAGATAGTGGTTTGGGTATGCCAGGAGGAGAAGATTGTGTGCGGACTGACAAAGCGCACAACCTGTGCTGAAGTGATCCAAGCTCTACTAGAGGAACATGAAGCTACATTTGGAGAAAAAAGGTTTCTTTTTGGACAACCTCATGATTATTGTATCATAGAAAAATGGAGAGGCTCTGAGCGGGTCCTTCCCCCGCTGACAAAAATGCTGAGACTTTGGAAGGCCTGGGGAGAAGAGCAACCCAATTTGCACTTTGTTCTGGTGAAGTCAGATGCTTTCCTCTCATTTCCATTGTGGAGGACAGCGGAAGCAAAGATAGTACAAAACATAGGAAGACAATGGGAGCTCAGCCCAGTGAATTACATGAAGATGTTGCCAGTGGATAAGCAAAAGAGGATTGTTAGAAAGACTTTCCGGAAACTGGCCAAACTTAAACAGGACAATACTCTGCAAGACCGAGACAATATGGAGACATTGATTCATCTGATCATTTCCCAAGATCATACCATTCATCAGCAAGTAAACCGAATGAAGGAATTGGATATGGAAATTGAAACATGTGAAGCCAAATTCCACCTAGTTCAGGTAGAAAATGATGGAGAAAATTATGTGCAGGATTCTTATTTAACGGCCATTCCAAATGATGCTGAGCAACAAACAAATGTGCCACATGGTCAACATCAGATGCATGAATACTTGAGCAAAAGTGATGGAATTTTGCAGATGGAAGAAGGACTGAAACATCACAAACTATTAATTGAAAAGCTCTGTGCTGAAATTGAAAAAGAGGTAAAATGTGCATGCACTGAAACAAATGGAGATGGTAAATGCATGGCAGAGACTTTAAATGGCCAACTAGAATCCTCAAATTTAGAAAGTGTCACATATGAGTTGGAAAAAAGTACGAAAGATGGCTTGAGAATCCACTCTCACTTGAGCTGCATTCAGAAAGAGCTTACCTACAGGGACTTGCTGCtgcaaaagaaggaaaaagaatatGAACTCCTTGCAGAAGAATTTAATTCACTGCATATCAAAGACAAAACTGAATCCAGATGTCCAGCTAGCAAAGAGCAAGCCAAAGGCAGCGAGGTTACCAGCAAGTGTGTCGCAATGCCAGACTTTGTTCGTAAAGTGACTAATTTAGACATAAATGATACGGACTCTGACACTGGAATCAGCTCGACTCATAGTCAGGACTCTGAAACGGCTTTAGGAGACATGATACTGTTGTCAACATAG
- the RASSF9 gene encoding ras association domain-containing protein 9 isoform X2, with protein sequence MASDEREIVVWVCQEEKIVCGLTKRTTCAEVIQALLEEHEATFGEKRFLFGQPHDYCIIEKWRGSERVLPPLTKMLRLWKAWGEEQPNLHFVLVKSDAFLSFPLWRTAEAKIVQNIGRQWELSPVNYMKMLPVDKQKRIVRKTFRKLAKLKQDNTLQDRDNMETLIHLIISQDHTIHQQVNRMKELDMEIETCEAKFHLVQVENDGENYVQDSYLTAIPNDAEQQTNVPHGQHQMHEYLSKSDGILQMEEGLKHHKLLIEKLCAEIEKEVKCACTETNGDGKCMAETLNGQLESSNLESVTYELEKSTKDGLRIHSHLSCIQKELTYRDLLLQKKEKEYELLAEEFNSLHIKDKTESRCPASKEQAKGSEVTSKCVAMPDFVRKVTNLDINDTDSDTGISSTHSQDSETALGDMILLST encoded by the coding sequence ATGGCTTCTGATGAAAGGGAGATAGTGGTTTGGGTATGCCAGGAGGAGAAGATTGTGTGCGGACTGACAAAGCGCACAACCTGTGCTGAAGTGATCCAAGCTCTACTAGAGGAACATGAAGCTACATTTGGAGAAAAAAGGTTTCTTTTTGGACAACCTCATGATTATTGTATCATAGAAAAATGGAGAGGCTCTGAGCGGGTCCTTCCCCCGCTGACAAAAATGCTGAGACTTTGGAAGGCCTGGGGAGAAGAGCAACCCAATTTGCACTTTGTTCTGGTGAAGTCAGATGCTTTCCTCTCATTTCCATTGTGGAGGACAGCGGAAGCAAAGATAGTACAAAACATAGGAAGACAATGGGAGCTCAGCCCAGTGAATTACATGAAGATGTTGCCAGTGGATAAGCAAAAGAGGATTGTTAGAAAGACTTTCCGGAAACTGGCCAAACTTAAACAGGACAATACTCTGCAAGACCGAGACAATATGGAGACATTGATTCATCTGATCATTTCCCAAGATCATACCATTCATCAGCAAGTAAACCGAATGAAGGAATTGGATATGGAAATTGAAACATGTGAAGCCAAATTCCACCTAGTTCAGGTAGAAAATGATGGAGAAAATTATGTGCAGGATTCTTATTTAACGGCCATTCCAAATGATGCTGAGCAACAAACAAATGTGCCACATGGTCAACATCAGATGCATGAATACTTGAGCAAAAGTGATGGAATTTTGCAGATGGAAGAAGGACTGAAACATCACAAACTATTAATTGAAAAGCTCTGTGCTGAAATTGAAAAAGAGGTAAAATGTGCATGCACTGAAACAAATGGAGATGGTAAATGCATGGCAGAGACTTTAAATGGCCAACTAGAATCCTCAAATTTAGAAAGTGTCACATATGAGTTGGAAAAAAGTACGAAAGATGGCTTGAGAATCCACTCTCACTTGAGCTGCATTCAGAAAGAGCTTACCTACAGGGACTTGCTGCtgcaaaagaaggaaaaagaatatGAACTCCTTGCAGAAGAATTTAATTCACTGCATATCAAAGACAAAACTGAATCCAGATGTCCAGCTAGCAAAGAGCAAGCCAAAGGCAGCGAGGTTACCAGCAAGTGTGTCGCAATGCCAGACTTTGTTCGTAAAGTGACTAATTTAGACATAAATGATACGGACTCTGACACTGGAATCAGCTCGACTCATAGTCAGGACTCTGAAACGGCTTTAGGAGACATGATACTGTTGTCAACATAG